From a region of the Anaerobacillus sp. CMMVII genome:
- a CDS encoding dynamin family protein: MFATANQVERFDQLYQELLVRREEQEREHLARQLKSYGKYLKIAQMTFQKTPGYQNAKLLKDITKPLNEFASEFEGVAKGLDEPFMLFAMGMGKYGKSTLLNALMEQELAMMDELPKTWKIDVFNRHIPKNKAIIVFKDGRKNLLTKQDAEMVIQGEEKKRLDSEKLVNKMYKEVMRELKTAIEKKEYKQYLSQTHLYESDVTEVHWGVEQSALLKDFYLVDTPGVSQKIMGEMKVNIQEYYHKADGVLWLLDATVISAGNSRKLLEELDHSLEAVGGKAENMIGVLNRIDVIRERGGEESVQQILQEANEIYQGVFEAIIPISAKQAFEGIMSDDKYLVEQSGVTALNDVIKKRFLQRSKQIQIARKVQAAQLLANRVKYHFSGFKQRLIEDEARKSEQLFHLDEELAEKTEQFSKRINTLINQYQRSVQANIDRYAEQLFDIEGKDSQRHFLEDRIFESESLARDINSLQQQAREQMDTINQHYLHKLWFKEYQHLDFQALPHHEGDTPDFYVGLQAGRLDTDGISFASGTGIALIGAAFLGPIGLLLGGIAGALGLTKWIAKQFKLGGLKSDLKETLTDSANKVATDLQQGVQDLARHIGNSLETFSEESFSSLYGPSDEAKRILVLIKEVETRMDKQVEPLSVKELILQDRISKAKKA, encoded by the coding sequence ATGTTTGCAACAGCAAATCAAGTGGAACGATTTGACCAACTTTATCAGGAGCTTCTCGTTCGCCGTGAGGAACAAGAACGTGAGCATCTTGCCAGGCAGTTGAAGTCTTATGGAAAGTATTTAAAAATAGCCCAAATGACCTTTCAAAAAACTCCCGGCTATCAAAATGCCAAGCTTTTAAAGGATATTACCAAGCCATTGAACGAGTTTGCTAGTGAGTTTGAGGGAGTTGCCAAAGGACTTGATGAACCGTTCATGCTTTTTGCAATGGGGATGGGAAAGTACGGAAAATCGACATTACTGAATGCTTTAATGGAACAGGAATTAGCCATGATGGACGAGCTTCCGAAAACATGGAAGATTGACGTGTTTAACCGCCATATTCCTAAGAATAAAGCGATCATAGTTTTTAAGGACGGAAGAAAAAACCTCTTGACCAAGCAAGATGCTGAAATGGTCATTCAAGGTGAAGAAAAAAAGCGGCTTGATTCAGAGAAGCTCGTTAACAAAATGTATAAAGAGGTCATGCGAGAATTAAAGACTGCCATAGAGAAAAAAGAGTATAAGCAATATCTAAGCCAGACTCACCTCTATGAATCTGATGTTACAGAGGTTCATTGGGGAGTCGAACAGTCGGCCTTGCTAAAGGACTTTTACTTAGTCGATACGCCGGGTGTCTCGCAAAAGATTATGGGTGAGATGAAGGTCAATATCCAGGAGTACTACCACAAGGCAGACGGAGTCCTCTGGCTATTAGATGCCACGGTCATTTCAGCCGGGAATTCAAGAAAGCTACTAGAAGAGTTAGACCATTCACTAGAGGCAGTGGGCGGAAAGGCCGAAAATATGATTGGCGTGCTTAACCGAATTGATGTCATTCGTGAGCGCGGCGGCGAGGAGAGTGTTCAACAAATTCTTCAAGAAGCAAATGAGATTTATCAAGGCGTCTTTGAAGCGATCATTCCTATTTCGGCAAAACAGGCGTTTGAAGGAATAATGTCGGACGACAAGTATCTGGTTGAACAAAGTGGAGTTACAGCCCTTAATGACGTTATCAAAAAGCGCTTTTTGCAACGGAGTAAGCAAATTCAAATTGCCCGAAAAGTACAAGCGGCTCAGCTGTTGGCAAACCGTGTTAAATATCATTTTTCAGGTTTCAAACAAAGACTGATTGAGGATGAAGCTAGAAAATCCGAGCAATTATTTCATCTTGACGAGGAGTTGGCTGAGAAAACGGAACAGTTCTCCAAACGAATAAACACACTTATCAATCAGTACCAAAGATCTGTGCAAGCAAACATTGACCGCTATGCTGAGCAGCTATTTGACATTGAAGGGAAGGATAGTCAGCGTCACTTTTTAGAGGATCGGATTTTTGAAAGTGAAAGTCTCGCTCGGGACATTAACTCACTCCAACAACAAGCACGTGAACAGATGGACACCATCAACCAACACTACTTACATAAGCTCTGGTTTAAGGAATATCAGCATCTTGATTTTCAGGCACTGCCCCACCACGAGGGGGACACACCGGATTTTTACGTAGGGCTTCAAGCGGGGCGGTTAGATACAGATGGAATTAGCTTTGCTTCAGGTACTGGGATTGCTTTAATCGGTGCGGCATTTTTAGGACCAATTGGACTCTTATTAGGAGGGATTGCTGGCGCATTAGGGTTAACCAAGTGGATTGCGAAGCAGTTTAAACTTGGTGGTTTGAAGAGTGACCTGAAAGAGACGCTAACCGATTCAGCCAATAAAGTGGCGACAGACCTTCAACAAGGAGTGCAGGATTTAGCAAGACATATTGGGAATTCCCTAGAGACTTTTAGTGAAGAGTCCTTTTCATCACTCTACGGGCCATCAGACGAGGCCAAACGGATCTTGGTATTGATCAAAGAAGTAGAAACGAGGATGGATAAACAGGTTGAACCCCTTTCTGTAAAAGAACTAATCCTTCAGGATCGTATCAGTAAAGCAAAAAAAGCGTAA
- a CDS encoding dynamin family protein — MVDLKTYVLEAKNTLHTSPIRKLKQSGKALPELQANGKHLEKAEEHIEMLLEKVNSPLKVVIMGEVKAGKSTLLNALSGGQVSPVNVAEATATIIEISHHSEPKGTIVREAEEISGSAEEIFTILENKRGDKDYFEKTKYVKLGFPLANLQKLKLVDTPGLATVREENAARTEAYIQESDVVLWVFNGNHLGQADIEEKLEEVAMLGKPIVALVNKIDEVTTDPMRLVDYLENRVDIFAEQVLPISAQLAYEGITENDEAKLERSHFPELLCYLEENIERDDTKVQAESIQRSTDALLYQDKIIHESYSKEIDFMLQQMKSRKEDLVYHNQGIKESLEISLKNWFYGEFLETERDVILTKVSNLGLLSKKADKEEIKQLIVNSLAPERVQAQLEQKYAQLNEEFQMKWQQVIRELNDKVILEANQFEKSHEQEFSYKLAKLDETLPTGEDFLKEGMGKGAAIGGAYGASAAAYVAWLGPYAASVSLGTALAAMLPPVLIIGAVTGAVAKIVTYKSTKQKYEAEVEGFIKDIKRQLSETFIPKMTEQLKLQSNHVADEIYHKLCNSLCQNWTEQSLAELQHGIQRYTIRLAPMPV; from the coding sequence ATGGTGGATCTAAAAACATATGTACTTGAGGCGAAAAATACGTTACATACCTCGCCGATACGGAAACTGAAACAAAGTGGTAAGGCTTTACCTGAATTACAAGCGAATGGTAAACATTTAGAGAAGGCTGAGGAGCATATTGAAATGTTACTTGAGAAGGTAAATTCTCCATTAAAGGTGGTGATCATGGGGGAAGTAAAGGCTGGAAAGTCCACGTTACTTAATGCGTTATCAGGAGGGCAAGTATCACCAGTGAATGTGGCAGAGGCTACAGCGACAATTATTGAAATCAGTCATCACTCTGAGCCGAAGGGGACAATCGTCCGTGAAGCAGAGGAGATTAGTGGAAGTGCTGAAGAGATCTTTACCATTCTTGAGAACAAGCGAGGAGATAAGGACTATTTTGAAAAAACGAAATATGTCAAACTAGGCTTCCCTCTTGCGAACTTGCAGAAGTTAAAGCTTGTGGATACACCGGGTCTTGCGACTGTAAGAGAAGAAAATGCCGCGAGAACTGAGGCATATATTCAAGAATCAGATGTCGTCCTTTGGGTATTTAATGGGAATCATCTTGGACAGGCCGATATTGAGGAGAAACTTGAAGAAGTTGCCATGCTCGGAAAACCGATTGTTGCCCTTGTTAATAAAATCGATGAAGTAACAACCGATCCGATGAGATTGGTTGATTATTTGGAAAATCGAGTCGATATTTTTGCGGAACAGGTGCTACCTATTTCTGCTCAACTTGCTTATGAAGGCATTACTGAAAATGATGAAGCAAAGCTTGAACGATCTCATTTCCCAGAATTACTGTGCTACCTAGAGGAGAATATTGAACGGGATGATACCAAGGTTCAAGCTGAAAGCATTCAGCGTTCAACCGACGCTCTTCTCTATCAGGATAAAATCATTCATGAAAGCTATTCAAAAGAAATCGACTTCATGTTACAGCAAATGAAATCAAGAAAAGAGGACTTGGTTTACCACAATCAAGGGATAAAAGAATCCCTTGAGATCAGTTTGAAGAACTGGTTCTATGGTGAATTTCTTGAGACGGAAAGAGACGTAATCCTTACGAAGGTGAGTAACCTTGGGCTTTTATCGAAAAAGGCGGATAAGGAAGAAATTAAACAGTTGATCGTCAATTCCCTCGCCCCTGAACGTGTACAGGCGCAGCTTGAGCAAAAATATGCTCAGTTAAATGAAGAATTTCAAATGAAATGGCAGCAAGTAATTCGCGAATTAAACGATAAGGTAATCCTCGAAGCCAACCAATTTGAAAAAAGTCATGAGCAGGAGTTTTCCTACAAACTAGCCAAACTTGATGAGACCCTGCCAACGGGCGAGGATTTCTTGAAGGAAGGCATGGGGAAAGGTGCAGCTATTGGAGGTGCGTACGGAGCATCGGCTGCTGCTTACGTCGCTTGGCTTGGTCCTTATGCGGCAAGCGTTTCTTTAGGAACGGCCCTTGCTGCCATGCTTCCACCAGTTTTAATCATTGGGGCAGTAACTGGAGCGGTGGCAAAAATTGTTACCTACAAAAGCACGAAACAGAAATACGAGGCAGAAGTTGAGGGCTTCATCAAAGATATTAAGCGTCAATTGAGTGAAACTTTTATTCCCAAAATGACAGAACAGCTGAAATTACAAAGTAACCATGTAGCAGATGAAATTTACCACAAGCTCTGTAACAGCCTCTGCCAAAACTGGACAGAACAATCCCTAGCTGAGCTTCAGCATGGCATTCAGCGCTATACGATAAGATTGGCGCCAATGCCAGTCTAA
- a CDS encoding lipopolysaccharide assembly protein LapB, which translates to MIVEQQLIQKKYYESLLIDQENNPLEFLAHLFMSEKNNEESDLSYIRFSQGEMYFHNKDFEAAIFKWEQVHNDLQQWAIKNMADAYYELGLVPTAIDLYQSVKSESLTLRSEVALNLFSIYNEQEKLDFAADVIKRAVTLNPDYPNVTVVARTFFEKYRDWGSAIELVVNEAIRTERLEWFTILKNI; encoded by the coding sequence ATGATAGTAGAACAACAGCTGATCCAAAAAAAGTATTATGAAAGCTTACTTATAGATCAAGAGAATAATCCACTAGAATTTCTAGCTCATTTATTTATGAGTGAAAAAAACAATGAGGAGTCAGATCTGTCGTATATTCGCTTTTCACAAGGCGAAATGTATTTCCACAACAAAGATTTTGAAGCGGCTATTTTCAAGTGGGAGCAGGTACATAACGACTTGCAGCAGTGGGCAATAAAAAATATGGCCGATGCATATTATGAACTTGGTTTAGTACCAACAGCTATTGACCTCTATCAATCGGTCAAAAGTGAGAGTTTGACTTTGCGTTCTGAGGTGGCCTTGAATTTATTTTCAATATACAACGAACAAGAAAAACTAGATTTTGCAGCTGATGTTATTAAGAGGGCTGTCACCTTAAATCCAGACTATCCAAATGTAACAGTCGTCGCTCGAACTTTTTTTGAAAAGTATCGTGACTGGGGTAGTGCAATCGAGCTTGTGGTAAATGAAGCCATTCGTACGGAGCGGTTAGAATGGTTTACTATCTTAAAAAATATATAG
- a CDS encoding dynamin family protein, with product MVYYLKKYIDEELTKSVPPHYFSTLLEVVYNVDQESFEKLVVSLWNSYEEEELYFSWISEINRLFLKLDVKPSATWHEVSTKYHQTYFSLINGQYLIKEISDLVPNLLTNWLKLACASQSLFAATAVVAWNEFFKGSLDVEKAEQILLHAKKDPAQIEQNIEMFDEIVAWSKTNELDIDHRLKWAVEKVLDLQTSHLLVVGMAGNGKTSFLNSILGGNIVAAPPSTMVVYRNSEDIQISEITEQDTLPVLSLVDFSDMKQEEEVKTQSLVHFEMPNKFLVENRVAFMDIPDIDRSKDYPFLQLADGLLFVLTATTLFTDRERDLLLKMQEQVHNLPVHFLLRTDSIYHEQEVAKIVEEIRTRIFEYFPKARIFPYSTHNKSSKQAEELSDFIQVALHHKKLMETRNKKVLFYIREALTYLIKRRVEIENEMTEVIQWKEDIVSKLNAAVHQLSDLEKEKVKVIQSSYHTIKEDIRLDLKMAIPKLVRDCSALVKEDSDFRKIHIELNQEMNERIQNYIQHTILPRFTKAIQGWIELSSEEFFLSQDYLDEISEGFDRLYGVERLKLNCDFKVLDDWTRDANRLSNGIQLETMNILNRSTPSQLVVKSAGKLFGTFGTNKTVLANMYQKLIEKEDYEKLAATVTNQFILQFEMFEKGLERDIAMFFKESFSALHETIEEEQQDIQDKKDTLKRLKANPENYLDPITLFQVRLLQNELLQKEINMSPSFA from the coding sequence ATGGTTTACTATCTTAAAAAATATATAGATGAGGAATTAACAAAGTCAGTTCCGCCTCACTATTTTTCGACGCTTTTAGAAGTTGTATATAATGTCGATCAAGAAAGCTTTGAAAAGCTTGTCGTCTCGTTATGGAATAGCTATGAAGAAGAGGAATTATATTTTTCATGGATTAGCGAAATCAATCGTTTATTCCTAAAGTTAGATGTGAAACCTTCTGCTACATGGCATGAGGTTTCAACTAAATATCATCAGACTTATTTTTCATTAATAAATGGACAATATTTGATAAAAGAGATTTCAGATCTTGTTCCAAATTTACTTACAAATTGGTTAAAACTAGCCTGTGCTTCGCAATCTTTATTTGCTGCAACAGCAGTCGTTGCCTGGAATGAATTTTTTAAAGGATCGTTGGATGTAGAAAAAGCAGAACAAATACTTTTGCATGCGAAAAAAGATCCAGCACAGATCGAACAGAATATTGAGATGTTTGATGAAATTGTAGCGTGGTCGAAAACGAATGAATTAGATATTGACCATCGTTTGAAGTGGGCGGTCGAAAAAGTGCTCGACCTACAAACCAGCCATCTTTTGGTTGTGGGAATGGCGGGGAATGGAAAGACTTCGTTTCTGAATTCTATCCTTGGAGGCAATATCGTCGCAGCTCCACCTTCAACAATGGTTGTGTATCGTAACTCTGAAGATATTCAAATTAGTGAAATTACGGAACAAGACACACTACCGGTATTGAGTCTTGTTGATTTTTCTGATATGAAACAGGAAGAAGAAGTGAAAACCCAGTCACTTGTTCACTTTGAGATGCCAAATAAATTTTTAGTGGAAAATCGAGTAGCATTCATGGATATTCCTGATATTGATCGCAGTAAAGATTATCCTTTTTTACAATTAGCGGATGGGTTGTTATTTGTATTAACAGCGACGACCCTTTTTACAGATAGAGAACGTGATCTTTTACTGAAAATGCAAGAACAGGTACACAATTTACCGGTCCATTTTTTATTAAGGACGGATTCGATTTATCATGAGCAAGAGGTAGCTAAGATTGTAGAGGAAATTCGTACGAGAATTTTTGAGTATTTTCCAAAAGCAAGAATTTTTCCGTATTCAACACATAATAAGAGCAGCAAGCAAGCTGAAGAATTATCCGACTTCATCCAAGTAGCTCTTCATCACAAAAAGCTCATGGAAACGCGCAACAAGAAGGTACTATTCTATATCCGTGAAGCTCTTACGTATTTAATAAAAAGACGAGTAGAAATTGAAAATGAGATGACCGAGGTTATCCAATGGAAAGAAGATATCGTCTCTAAATTAAATGCAGCGGTTCATCAGCTTAGCGACTTGGAAAAGGAGAAAGTAAAAGTGATTCAAAGTTCTTATCATACGATAAAAGAAGATATAAGGCTGGATCTGAAAATGGCTATCCCGAAATTAGTTAGAGATTGTTCAGCCTTAGTTAAAGAAGATAGTGATTTTCGAAAAATTCATATTGAACTTAACCAAGAGATGAATGAAAGAATTCAAAATTATATACAACATACAATCCTCCCGAGATTTACAAAAGCAATTCAGGGTTGGATTGAATTATCTAGCGAGGAGTTTTTCCTTAGTCAGGACTATTTAGATGAAATAAGTGAAGGTTTTGATCGTTTGTACGGTGTAGAGCGTTTAAAGCTAAATTGTGATTTTAAGGTTCTTGATGATTGGACCCGTGATGCAAACCGTTTATCGAATGGGATACAATTAGAAACAATGAACATTTTAAATCGCTCAACCCCGTCACAATTGGTTGTAAAAAGTGCTGGAAAGCTCTTTGGAACCTTTGGCACGAACAAGACGGTACTAGCGAATATGTATCAAAAGTTAATTGAAAAGGAGGATTATGAAAAGTTAGCAGCAACTGTTACTAATCAGTTCATTCTCCAATTTGAAATGTTCGAAAAAGGGTTAGAACGTGATATTGCGATGTTCTTTAAAGAATCATTCAGTGCTTTACACGAAACCATTGAGGAAGAACAACAAGATATCCAAGATAAAAAGGATACCTTAAAACGGTTAAAAGCTAATCCTGAAAACTATCTCGATCCGATTACTCTTTTCCAAGTAAGACTGCTACAAAACGAGTTGCTGCAAAAAGAAATCAATATGAGCCCGTCCTTTGCATAA
- a CDS encoding putative holin-like toxin encodes MTTYQAFTLVAQFNSLLIAVLSLIITIVVYVNKKK; translated from the coding sequence ATAACGACATATCAAGCATTTACTTTAGTAGCACAATTTAACTCTTTGTTAATTGCGGTCCTAAGTCTGATCATCACTATTGTCGTCTATGTAAACAAAAAGAAATAG
- a CDS encoding transposase: MTLKVLALIEENDTTYVMDRAYPSKKNLMDWQKREISFVVRIKKNLRLYTLQEFKPTHPSVIHDAKVLYGLSEIPIRYIEFLDEKGRSYRILTTRFDLTDLQVMEIYRNRWIIELFFKWIKQHLKLTKIWSTKPQGIWNQMFLALIAFGLSLIIKLQSGSTKTPWEFFRLLQTFLFHTVSSFYKELHRKRKESQKEDKKYLFHYRRLCPALEQSPWLKKK, from the coding sequence GTGACTCTGAAAGTTCTAGCGCTAATTGAAGAAAATGATACCACCTATGTAATGGATCGAGCTTATCCATCAAAAAAGAACTTAATGGACTGGCAGAAAAGAGAGATTTCCTTTGTCGTTCGTATAAAAAAGAATCTTAGATTATATACATTACAGGAATTTAAGCCAACTCATCCGTCTGTCATTCATGATGCAAAAGTTTTATATGGTTTATCTGAAATACCGATAAGGTATATTGAATTTTTAGATGAGAAAGGTAGGTCTTATAGGATTTTAACAACAAGATTTGATCTAACAGACCTACAAGTAATGGAAATTTACCGTAATCGTTGGATTATCGAATTATTCTTTAAGTGGATTAAACAGCATCTGAAACTAACAAAAATCTGGAGTACGAAACCACAAGGTATTTGGAATCAGATGTTTCTTGCTCTAATCGCATTTGGATTATCTCTAATTATAAAGCTTCAGTCTGGATCAACAAAAACGCCATGGGAATTCTTTCGCCTTTTACAAACCTTCCTTTTTCACACAGTCAGTTCTTTTTATAAAGAGCTGCATCGAAAAAGAAAAGAAAGTCAAAAGGAAGACAAAAAGTACCTATTCCATTACCGAAGGTTATGCCCAGCTTTGGAACAGTCGCCATGGTTAAAGAAAAAATAA
- a CDS encoding IS4 family transposase has product MRKSRFLEAVKLTQEVLDDFIFMCEARAKPGYFTRVGKNKLSFKTTILFMLNFVRKSLQYELDNFFEVIDKEKVAISKQGFTAARKKIKPEAFMYLFNMIADWFYEQGSYKTYMGYRLCAIDAAILEINNSKKLRDVYNSAKGTSVELARGMTSCIYDIENNIIVKALITKCTAPEREVATQLIEMLRKSGSKNDLLLFDRGYPSIDFFFYLMSVHTKFVIRIPNNYYKNKIDSTLADQTIRFEKQGSEITLRVIKFELDSGIEEILVTNLMDTSLDVKHFKSLYFKRWGIEVKYDELKNKLEIQKFTGDSKETIEQDFYASMFLANMVSLVKQEADELIEIEHSMKKLKHQYTVNINILIGKLKDKLLVILLETLEELRLIMYQKILKEVIRNKVPKRPGRKFIRRKSLKANKNCMNRKTCI; this is encoded by the coding sequence TTGCGAAAAAGTAGGTTTTTAGAAGCAGTTAAATTAACTCAGGAAGTGTTGGATGATTTTATTTTCATGTGTGAAGCAAGGGCTAAACCGGGTTATTTTACTCGTGTGGGGAAAAATAAGTTAAGTTTTAAGACTACGATTCTGTTTATGTTAAATTTCGTTAGGAAAAGCCTTCAATATGAGTTGGATAACTTCTTCGAAGTGATTGATAAGGAGAAGGTGGCAATAAGCAAGCAAGGTTTTACTGCGGCAAGGAAGAAGATTAAACCTGAAGCATTTATGTATTTATTCAATATGATAGCGGATTGGTTTTACGAACAGGGTAGCTATAAAACCTATATGGGATATCGATTATGTGCAATAGACGCTGCTATTTTGGAGATAAATAACTCTAAAAAATTAAGGGATGTCTATAACTCAGCGAAAGGCACGTCGGTCGAGCTTGCACGAGGAATGACATCCTGTATATATGATATCGAAAATAACATAATAGTTAAAGCATTAATTACAAAATGTACAGCACCAGAACGAGAAGTAGCCACACAACTGATAGAAATGTTAAGAAAAAGTGGATCTAAGAATGATTTACTTCTCTTCGACCGTGGATATCCTTCCATTGACTTTTTCTTTTATTTGATGAGTGTTCATACCAAATTTGTCATTAGAATTCCTAATAATTACTACAAAAATAAGATAGATTCAACATTAGCTGATCAAACCATTAGGTTTGAAAAACAAGGAAGCGAGATTACTTTAAGAGTCATAAAGTTTGAGTTAGATTCTGGGATCGAGGAAATATTAGTAACCAATTTGATGGACACATCGTTAGATGTGAAGCACTTTAAGTCACTATACTTTAAACGTTGGGGAATTGAAGTAAAATACGATGAGTTAAAGAACAAGTTAGAAATACAGAAATTCACAGGCGATTCCAAGGAGACTATTGAACAAGATTTTTATGCTTCAATGTTCCTAGCAAATATGGTCTCATTGGTTAAACAAGAGGCAGACGAGCTAATAGAAATAGAACATTCGATGAAGAAGCTCAAGCATCAATATACTGTAAATATCAACATACTTATTGGGAAACTCAAGGACAAATTACTCGTAATACTTCTAGAAACACTTGAGGAGCTTCGGCTAATAATGTATCAAAAAATTTTAAAAGAAGTTATCCGAAATAAGGTTCCGAAAAGGCCTGGAAGGAAATTTATACGTCGAAAAAGCTTAAAAGCGAACAAAAATTGTATGAACAGAAAGACTTGCATCTAA
- the asnB gene encoding asparagine synthase (glutamine-hydrolyzing), with product MCGFVGILRNENVDKINSVMWDEALQAINHRGPDATGEYKDTSVEFGFKRLSIIDLEHGNQPLSYLNRYHIIFNGEIYNHVELRKELTEIGYSFQTMSDTEVILALYAHKGTECVHELRGMFAFAIWDTETETLFAARDSFGIKPFYFFETEERLFFASEQKSIKILTEHHELSQENIQHYLTYQYVPEPRCLSKDIHKLSPGHFLIKKQNEKAVTSSYYKKSFAPLDLNFSEFTTKIRMALEDSVAKHMRSDVPVGAFLSSGIDSTTIVALAKEHNPNLKTFTVGFETEGFSEVDIAKETAEKLGVENIHKLITPEEFVGELKNIIWHMDDPVADPAAVPLYFVAKEASKHVKVVLSGEGADELFGGYNIYREPLALSWFERLPKWLKVMMNRLALTLPNGVKGRSYILRGTTPLSERYIGNAYMFSEQEKKRILSNYRPNGAFTEVTKSLYQDSKQYNETSKMQYIDLHTWLPGDILVKADRMTMAHSLELRVPFLDKEVFDVARQIPDHMKISHGTTKYVLREAVKGLVPDSVLYRKKLGFPVPIRHWLRNELYDWAKDVIKYSATTDQIFNRSEVLALLEDHASMKTDNSRKLWTVLSFMLWYSLYEQADSLTVSEAIQIDPATYKPAVSLGV from the coding sequence ATGTGCGGTTTCGTTGGAATCTTAAGAAATGAAAATGTTGATAAAATCAACTCGGTTATGTGGGATGAGGCATTACAGGCGATTAATCATAGAGGACCAGATGCTACTGGTGAATACAAGGACACTAGCGTCGAGTTTGGCTTTAAACGATTAAGTATTATTGATTTGGAGCATGGAAATCAGCCTCTCTCCTATCTAAATAGATATCATATTATTTTTAATGGGGAGATCTATAACCATGTGGAATTACGGAAGGAACTAACTGAGATTGGCTACAGCTTCCAAACGATGTCAGATACGGAAGTAATCCTGGCATTGTATGCTCACAAAGGTACGGAGTGTGTACATGAGCTAAGGGGAATGTTCGCTTTTGCGATTTGGGATACAGAAACTGAAACCTTATTCGCTGCTCGTGATTCTTTTGGGATCAAACCGTTTTACTTTTTTGAAACAGAGGAACGACTTTTCTTTGCGTCCGAACAAAAATCAATAAAAATATTGACCGAACATCATGAACTATCTCAGGAAAATATCCAGCACTATTTGACCTACCAATACGTGCCAGAGCCTCGGTGTTTATCCAAAGATATCCATAAATTAAGCCCAGGTCATTTTTTAATAAAAAAGCAGAATGAAAAGGCAGTGACCTCGAGCTATTATAAAAAATCGTTCGCACCACTCGATTTGAATTTTTCAGAGTTTACAACAAAAATCAGAATGGCTCTCGAAGATTCAGTTGCCAAACATATGCGCAGCGATGTTCCGGTTGGAGCATTTCTATCTAGTGGAATTGACTCTACGACCATTGTCGCCCTAGCAAAAGAACATAACCCTAATCTTAAAACGTTTACTGTTGGCTTTGAAACTGAAGGTTTTAGCGAAGTAGACATTGCGAAAGAAACGGCTGAAAAATTAGGTGTGGAAAATATTCATAAGTTAATTACTCCAGAAGAGTTCGTCGGTGAGCTTAAAAATATTATTTGGCATATGGATGATCCAGTGGCAGACCCTGCTGCTGTTCCCCTCTACTTCGTCGCCAAAGAAGCAAGTAAACACGTAAAAGTCGTGCTTTCAGGAGAAGGTGCAGACGAACTTTTTGGCGGTTATAACATCTACCGAGAACCGCTTGCTTTAAGTTGGTTTGAGAGGTTACCAAAGTGGCTCAAGGTTATGATGAACAGACTTGCGTTAACTTTGCCAAATGGAGTAAAAGGAAGAAGCTATATTTTAAGAGGAACGACACCTTTGTCAGAGCGTTATATCGGGAATGCTTATATGTTTTCAGAACAAGAAAAGAAGCGGATCCTATCCAATTATAGACCGAACGGGGCTTTTACTGAGGTGACAAAATCACTGTACCAGGATTCAAAACAGTATAATGAAACCTCCAAAATGCAATACATCGACCTACACACATGGCTTCCTGGGGATATCCTAGTGAAAGCGGATCGCATGACAATGGCCCATTCCTTAGAGCTGCGTGTTCCATTTTTAGATAAAGAGGTTTTTGATGTGGCAAGACAAATCCCTGACCATATGAAGATTTCACATGGTACAACGAAATATGTATTACGAGAAGCCGTTAAGGGGCTTGTTCCAGACTCTGTGTTATACCGTAAAAAACTTGGTTTCCCAGTTCCAATTCGGCATTGGCTACGAAATGAGCTTTATGATTGGGCCAAGGACGTAATCAAGTATAGTGCTACAACAGACCAAATTTTCAACCGCTCTGAAGTATTAGCATTGCTCGAAGACCATGCGAGCATGAAAACAGATAACAGTCGGAAGCTTTGGACCGTCTTATCCTTCATGCTCTGGTATTCACTTTACGAGCAAGCCGACAGCTTAACTGTTTCTGAAGCCATTCAAATCGATCCTGCAACTTACAAACCTGCCGTCAGCCTAGGAGTTTAG